A window of Cyclopterus lumpus isolate fCycLum1 chromosome 14, fCycLum1.pri, whole genome shotgun sequence contains these coding sequences:
- the LOC117742838 gene encoding olfactory receptor 146-like has protein sequence MTSEEKAVTNFNATFVRPAKFYLSGFSNVPHMKYYYVFLCFAYIMTVLGNSFLLSIIYFTKTLHTSKYMIVFHLAFTDLLGSTALIPKLLDTLVFDRRYIVYEACVSHMFFILFFVCIQSWTLFTLAYDRFVAICFPLRYHSFVTNQVIAAMLLFVWALSLSLLAFMVGAIDRLSFCNSLVVKSIYCDHAPVYLLACNDTSLNNILAYVVFVIFLCIPLVMIALSYVCISIALSRIAKGEERLKAFKTCTSHLILVAIFFLPILGTNIAAVTSYIHPNSRIINSSMTHIIPALLNPIIYSLKTEEVLISLKNLCKRNRINNTTRKW, from the coding sequence ATGACATCAGAAGAGAAAGCTGTAACCAATTTTAATGCCACATTTGTTCGCCCTGCCAAATTCTATCTCAGTGGGTTTTCCAACGTCCCTCATATGAAGTATTACTATGTCTTCCTGTGTTTTGCTTATATCATGACTGTTCTTGGGAATAGCTTCCTCCTCTCAATTATTTACTTCACCAAGACTCTTCATACTTCCAAATACATGATTGTCTTTCACCTGGCTTTCACAGATTTGTTAGGGAGCACTGCTCTCATCCCAAAACTCCTAGACACACTTGTGTTCGACAGGAGATACATTGTCTATGAGGCTTGCGTAAGTCATATgttctttattcttttcttcGTATGTATTCAGTCATGGACACTTTTCACACTGGCATATGACAGATTTGTAGCAATTTGTTTCCCTTTAAGATACCACAGTTTTGTGACTAATCAAGTTATTGCTGCaatgctgctgtttgtgtgggCTTTATCTTTGAGTCTATTAGCATTTATGGTTGGGGCTATTGACCGCCTCTCCTTCTGCAATTCTCTGGTGGTAAAGAGCATTTACTGTGATCATGCACCAGTATATCTTCTGGCCTGTAATGACACATCTTTAAATAACATATTGgcatatgttgtttttgttatattcCTCTGTATTCCTTTAGTAATGATAGCATTGTCATATGTTTGCATTTCCATAGCACTGAGCAGGATTGCAAAAGGAGAGGAACGACTCAAAGCATTTAAAACTTGTACTTCTCATCTGATTCTTGTGGCTATTTTTTTCCTACCAATTTTGGGCACCAACATAGCGGCAGTAACCTCCTACATCCATCCTAATTCCAGGATCATAAACTCATCTATGACACACATCATACCAGCTTTGCTCAATCCTATTATatactctttaaaaacagaggAAGTGCTGATCTCTCTCAAGAACCTTTGCAAAAGAAATAGGATCAACAACACAACCAGAAAATGGTGA
- the LOC117742839 gene encoding olfactory receptor 2AT4-like encodes MSFLRTVLNNSLIIHPPGFYIIGFETFPFISVYFIFLSFVYVITVLFNSVVIYIIAFNHCLHTPKFLAVVNLAVIDLILNTCTIPSMIKIFLVKDNFIPFNLCLVQMFIYYSFASLESFALAILAYDRLIAICFPLRQNSVNTLQSMSCIISLTWSFALGVIAFTSGIMTQLSFCNSVRVFSYFCDYAPVFRLACNDYTMQWFAASFLTVMILIGPFTFILLSYVTILVTVFRMKSIDSRVKALATCVEHIILVAVFYIPLITIFTIGFYLRLIDPDQRVLSLSLASCLPPCINPIVYSLKTKEIKIRALALTRKIKIGTDQHKSKPLRDNTSFKL; translated from the coding sequence ATGTCTTTTCTCAGGACTGTTTTAAATAACTCTCTCATCATTCATCCTCCAGGCTTCTATATCATCGGATTTGAGACATTTCCCTTCATCAGTGTCTATTTCATCTTCCTATCGTTTGTTTATGTGATTACAGTGTTGTTCAATAGTGTGGTGATCTATATAATTGCTTTTAATCACTGCTTGCATACTCCTAAATTTCTGGCTGTGGTCAACCTTGCAGTAATTGATTTAATCCTGAATACATGTACCATTCCTAGCATGATTAAGATATTCCTCGTTAAAGACAATTTCATTCCATTCAACTTGTGTCTGGTACAAATGTTCATCTACTATTCTTTTGCATCTCTGGAGTCCTTTGCGCTTGCTATACTTGCCTACGACAGGTTGATTGCAATATGTTTTCCTCTGCGTCAGAACTCAGTCAACACTTTGCAGAGCATGTCTTGTATTATCAGCCTGACTTGGTCTTTTGCTCTGGGAGTAATAGCATTTACATCAGGTATCATGACTCAACTCTCATTTTGCAATTCTGTCAGAGTGTTCAGCTACTTCTGTGACTATGCACCTGTGTTCAGACTTGCCTGTAACGATTACACAATGCAGTGGTTTGCAGCTTCTTTTCTCACTGTTATGATCCTTATAGGACCCTTTACTTTTATTCTTCTGTCTTATGTGACTATCCTGGTGACCGTGTTCAGAATGAAATCTATAGACAGTCGGGTGAAAGCTTTGGCCACTTGCGTTGAGCATATCATCCTTGTTGCTGTGTTTTACATTCCTCTCATTACCATTTTTACGATTGGGTTTTATCTGCGTCTGATTGACCCGGACCAGCGTGTCCTGAGCCTGTcgctggcctcctgcctcccacCCTGCATCAATCCGATTGTCTATTCTTTGAAAACCAAAGAGATCAAAATCAGAGCCCTGGCTCTGacgagaaaaataaaaattggcACAGACCAACATAAAAGCAAACCTTTGAGGGATAATACATCATTCAAGCTCTAA
- the LOC117742739 gene encoding cytochrome c oxidase assembly factor 4 homolog, mitochondrial: MASPSPHDRSRKDDDEDDPVDQMISRTGCAELHYSVQECMAEHQDWRMCQRQVQVFKDCMMNFQIARKEQLMKQQRQPTSTESAPS; the protein is encoded by the coding sequence ATGGCATCCCCTTCACCCCATGACCGCAGCCGTAAAGACGATGATGAGGATGACCCTGTTGACCAGATGATATCCCGCACTGGCTGTGCTGAGCTCCACTATTCTGTTCAGGAGTGCATGGCTGAACACCAGGACTGGCGCATGTGCCAGAGACAGGTCCAGGTTTTCAAGGACTGCATGATGAATTTCCAAATCGCACGGAAAGAACAGCTGATGAAGCAGCAGCGGCAGCCGACCTCCACTGAGTCTGCACCCAGCTGA